In Citrus sinensis cultivar Valencia sweet orange chromosome 4, DVS_A1.0, whole genome shotgun sequence, one DNA window encodes the following:
- the LOC102618158 gene encoding probable nucleoredoxin 1 isoform X1, translated as MNMNGANSHDIQSLLSSSARDFLIRSNGDQVKIDSLKGKKIGLYFSASWCGPCQRFTPILAEVYNELSRQGDFEVIFVSGDEDDEAFKGYFSKMPWLAVPFSDSETRDKLDELFKVMGIPHLVILDENGKVLSDGGVEIIREYGVEGYPFTVERIKEMKEQEERAKREQSLRSVLTSHSRDFVISSDGRKISVSDLEGKTIGLYFSMSSYKASAEFTPRLVEVYEKLKGKGESFEIVLISLDDEEESFKRDLGSMPWLALPFKDKSREKLARYFELSTLPTLVIIGPDGKTLHSNVAEAIEEHGVGAFPFTPEKFAELAEIQRAKEESQTLELVLVSGDLDFVVGKNGGKVPVSDLVGKTILLYFSAHWCPPCRAFLPKLIEAYKKIKERNESLEVVFISSDRDQTSFDEFFKGMPWLALPFGDARKASLSRKFKVSGIPMLVAIGPSGRTITKEARDMIAVHGAEAYPFTEERMKEIDGQYNEMAKGWPENVKHALHEHELVLDRCGVYSCDGCDEEGRVWAFSCDECDFCLHPNCALGEDKGTKDDKSEEQNPSKEGWRCDGGLCYKG; from the exons atgaacatGAACGGAGCAAATTCTCACGACATTCAATCCCTCCTCTCTTCTTCGGCGAGGGATTTTCTAATTCGCAGCAACGGTGATCAG GTTAAAATTGACAGCTTGAAGGGAAAGAAGATTGGGCTGTATTTTTCAGCGTCATGGTGTGGCCCATGTCAGCGATTCACACCAATTTTAGCGGAGGTGTATAATGAACTCTCTCGCCAAGGTGATTTTGAGGTCATTTTTGTCTCAGGCGATGAAGATGATGAGGCATTTAAGGGCTACTTCTCAAAGATGCCGTGGCTTGCAGTTCCATTTTCTGATTCTGAGACACGTGATAAGTTGGATGAGTTGTTCAAGGTGATGGGAATTCCTCACCTTGTGATTCTGGATGAAAATGGAAAAGTTTTAAGTGATGGTGGAGTTGAAATCATTCGAGAGTATGGAGTTGAAGGGTACCCTTTTACCGTAGAAAGGATCAAAGAAATGAAGGAGCAAGAAGAAAGAGCCAAAAGGGAACAGTCCCTTAGATCTGTCTTGACCTCCCACTCCCGtgattttgttatttcatCTGATGGAAGAAAG ATATCTGTCTCAGATCTCGAAGGGAAGACTATTGGTCTTTATTTCTCAATGTCTTCATATAAGGCAAGTGCTGAATTTACTCCAAGGCTTGTGGAGGTATATGAGAAACTGAAAGGAAAGGGGGAGAGCTTCGAGATTGTTTTGATCTCACTCGATGATGAGGAAGAATCTTTTAAGCGAGACTTAGGAAGCATGCCTTGGCTAGCTTTGCCCTTCAAGGACAAGAGCCGTGAGAAGCTGGCTCGGTATTTTGAGCTTTCCACCCTTCCCACTCTGGTGATCATAGGCCCAGATGGGAAAACTCTTCATTCCAATGTCGCTGAAGCCATTGAAGAACATGGAGTTGGTGCATTCCCTTTCACCCCGGAAAAGTTTGCAGAGCTTGCTGAAATACAGAGAGCAAAAGAGGAATCACAGACACTGGAGTTGGTTTTGGTCTCTGGGGATCTGGATTTTGTCGTTGGAAAGAATGGGGGCAAG GTTCCAGTGTCTGATTTAGTGGGGAAGACCATCCTCCTGTACTTTTCAGCGCATTGGTGTCCTCCATGCCGTGCTTTTCTTCCAAAGCTTATTGAAGCATACAAGAAGATTAAGGAAAGGAATGAATCATTGGAAGTGGTTTTCATCTCTAGTGACAGAGACCAAACTTCCTTTGATGAATTCTTTAAAGGAATGCCATGGCTGGCTCTTCCCTTTGGTGATGCAAGGAAGGCATCCTTGAGTCGCAAATTCAAGGTGTCTGGCATTCCTATGCTAGTTGCCATTGGACCATCAGGTCGAACTATCACAAAAGAAGCCAGGGATATGATTGCTGTCCATGGAGCCGAAGCTTATCCTTTTACTGAAGAGCGTATGAAGGAGATTGATGGGCAATACAATGAGATGGCAAAGGGTTGGCCTGAAAATGTGAAGCATGCATTGCATGAGCACGAACTTGTGCTTGATCGCTGTGGGGTTTACAGTTGCGATGGATGCGATGAGGAAGGACGTGTATGGGCATTCAGCTGCGATGAGTGTGACTTTTGTCTCCATCCCAATTGCGCCTTGGGAGAGGACAAAGGAACCAAAGATGACAAATCAGAAGAACAAAATCCCTCCAAAGAAGGATGGCGTTGTGATGGGGGGCTCTGTTACAAAGGTTGA
- the LOC102618158 gene encoding probable nucleoredoxin 1 isoform X2 translates to MEIMKIYELLLRVKIDSLKGKKIGLYFSASWCGPCQRFTPILAEVYNELSRQGDFEVIFVSGDEDDEAFKGYFSKMPWLAVPFSDSETRDKLDELFKVMGIPHLVILDENGKVLSDGGVEIIREYGVEGYPFTVERIKEMKEQEERAKREQSLRSVLTSHSRDFVISSDGRKISVSDLEGKTIGLYFSMSSYKASAEFTPRLVEVYEKLKGKGESFEIVLISLDDEEESFKRDLGSMPWLALPFKDKSREKLARYFELSTLPTLVIIGPDGKTLHSNVAEAIEEHGVGAFPFTPEKFAELAEIQRAKEESQTLELVLVSGDLDFVVGKNGGKVPVSDLVGKTILLYFSAHWCPPCRAFLPKLIEAYKKIKERNESLEVVFISSDRDQTSFDEFFKGMPWLALPFGDARKASLSRKFKVSGIPMLVAIGPSGRTITKEARDMIAVHGAEAYPFTEERMKEIDGQYNEMAKGWPENVKHALHEHELVLDRCGVYSCDGCDEEGRVWAFSCDECDFCLHPNCALGEDKGTKDDKSEEQNPSKEGWRCDGGLCYKG, encoded by the exons AtggaaataatgaaaatttatgaattgttaTTAAGG GTTAAAATTGACAGCTTGAAGGGAAAGAAGATTGGGCTGTATTTTTCAGCGTCATGGTGTGGCCCATGTCAGCGATTCACACCAATTTTAGCGGAGGTGTATAATGAACTCTCTCGCCAAGGTGATTTTGAGGTCATTTTTGTCTCAGGCGATGAAGATGATGAGGCATTTAAGGGCTACTTCTCAAAGATGCCGTGGCTTGCAGTTCCATTTTCTGATTCTGAGACACGTGATAAGTTGGATGAGTTGTTCAAGGTGATGGGAATTCCTCACCTTGTGATTCTGGATGAAAATGGAAAAGTTTTAAGTGATGGTGGAGTTGAAATCATTCGAGAGTATGGAGTTGAAGGGTACCCTTTTACCGTAGAAAGGATCAAAGAAATGAAGGAGCAAGAAGAAAGAGCCAAAAGGGAACAGTCCCTTAGATCTGTCTTGACCTCCCACTCCCGtgattttgttatttcatCTGATGGAAGAAAG ATATCTGTCTCAGATCTCGAAGGGAAGACTATTGGTCTTTATTTCTCAATGTCTTCATATAAGGCAAGTGCTGAATTTACTCCAAGGCTTGTGGAGGTATATGAGAAACTGAAAGGAAAGGGGGAGAGCTTCGAGATTGTTTTGATCTCACTCGATGATGAGGAAGAATCTTTTAAGCGAGACTTAGGAAGCATGCCTTGGCTAGCTTTGCCCTTCAAGGACAAGAGCCGTGAGAAGCTGGCTCGGTATTTTGAGCTTTCCACCCTTCCCACTCTGGTGATCATAGGCCCAGATGGGAAAACTCTTCATTCCAATGTCGCTGAAGCCATTGAAGAACATGGAGTTGGTGCATTCCCTTTCACCCCGGAAAAGTTTGCAGAGCTTGCTGAAATACAGAGAGCAAAAGAGGAATCACAGACACTGGAGTTGGTTTTGGTCTCTGGGGATCTGGATTTTGTCGTTGGAAAGAATGGGGGCAAG GTTCCAGTGTCTGATTTAGTGGGGAAGACCATCCTCCTGTACTTTTCAGCGCATTGGTGTCCTCCATGCCGTGCTTTTCTTCCAAAGCTTATTGAAGCATACAAGAAGATTAAGGAAAGGAATGAATCATTGGAAGTGGTTTTCATCTCTAGTGACAGAGACCAAACTTCCTTTGATGAATTCTTTAAAGGAATGCCATGGCTGGCTCTTCCCTTTGGTGATGCAAGGAAGGCATCCTTGAGTCGCAAATTCAAGGTGTCTGGCATTCCTATGCTAGTTGCCATTGGACCATCAGGTCGAACTATCACAAAAGAAGCCAGGGATATGATTGCTGTCCATGGAGCCGAAGCTTATCCTTTTACTGAAGAGCGTATGAAGGAGATTGATGGGCAATACAATGAGATGGCAAAGGGTTGGCCTGAAAATGTGAAGCATGCATTGCATGAGCACGAACTTGTGCTTGATCGCTGTGGGGTTTACAGTTGCGATGGATGCGATGAGGAAGGACGTGTATGGGCATTCAGCTGCGATGAGTGTGACTTTTGTCTCCATCCCAATTGCGCCTTGGGAGAGGACAAAGGAACCAAAGATGACAAATCAGAAGAACAAAATCCCTCCAAAGAAGGATGGCGTTGTGATGGGGGGCTCTGTTACAAAGGTTGA
- the LOC102618158 gene encoding probable nucleoredoxin 1 isoform X3: MPWLAVPFSDSETRDKLDELFKVMGIPHLVILDENGKVLSDGGVEIIREYGVEGYPFTVERIKEMKEQEERAKREQSLRSVLTSHSRDFVISSDGRKISVSDLEGKTIGLYFSMSSYKASAEFTPRLVEVYEKLKGKGESFEIVLISLDDEEESFKRDLGSMPWLALPFKDKSREKLARYFELSTLPTLVIIGPDGKTLHSNVAEAIEEHGVGAFPFTPEKFAELAEIQRAKEESQTLELVLVSGDLDFVVGKNGGKVPVSDLVGKTILLYFSAHWCPPCRAFLPKLIEAYKKIKERNESLEVVFISSDRDQTSFDEFFKGMPWLALPFGDARKASLSRKFKVSGIPMLVAIGPSGRTITKEARDMIAVHGAEAYPFTEERMKEIDGQYNEMAKGWPENVKHALHEHELVLDRCGVYSCDGCDEEGRVWAFSCDECDFCLHPNCALGEDKGTKDDKSEEQNPSKEGWRCDGGLCYKG, from the exons ATGCCGTGGCTTGCAGTTCCATTTTCTGATTCTGAGACACGTGATAAGTTGGATGAGTTGTTCAAGGTGATGGGAATTCCTCACCTTGTGATTCTGGATGAAAATGGAAAAGTTTTAAGTGATGGTGGAGTTGAAATCATTCGAGAGTATGGAGTTGAAGGGTACCCTTTTACCGTAGAAAGGATCAAAGAAATGAAGGAGCAAGAAGAAAGAGCCAAAAGGGAACAGTCCCTTAGATCTGTCTTGACCTCCCACTCCCGtgattttgttatttcatCTGATGGAAGAAAG ATATCTGTCTCAGATCTCGAAGGGAAGACTATTGGTCTTTATTTCTCAATGTCTTCATATAAGGCAAGTGCTGAATTTACTCCAAGGCTTGTGGAGGTATATGAGAAACTGAAAGGAAAGGGGGAGAGCTTCGAGATTGTTTTGATCTCACTCGATGATGAGGAAGAATCTTTTAAGCGAGACTTAGGAAGCATGCCTTGGCTAGCTTTGCCCTTCAAGGACAAGAGCCGTGAGAAGCTGGCTCGGTATTTTGAGCTTTCCACCCTTCCCACTCTGGTGATCATAGGCCCAGATGGGAAAACTCTTCATTCCAATGTCGCTGAAGCCATTGAAGAACATGGAGTTGGTGCATTCCCTTTCACCCCGGAAAAGTTTGCAGAGCTTGCTGAAATACAGAGAGCAAAAGAGGAATCACAGACACTGGAGTTGGTTTTGGTCTCTGGGGATCTGGATTTTGTCGTTGGAAAGAATGGGGGCAAG GTTCCAGTGTCTGATTTAGTGGGGAAGACCATCCTCCTGTACTTTTCAGCGCATTGGTGTCCTCCATGCCGTGCTTTTCTTCCAAAGCTTATTGAAGCATACAAGAAGATTAAGGAAAGGAATGAATCATTGGAAGTGGTTTTCATCTCTAGTGACAGAGACCAAACTTCCTTTGATGAATTCTTTAAAGGAATGCCATGGCTGGCTCTTCCCTTTGGTGATGCAAGGAAGGCATCCTTGAGTCGCAAATTCAAGGTGTCTGGCATTCCTATGCTAGTTGCCATTGGACCATCAGGTCGAACTATCACAAAAGAAGCCAGGGATATGATTGCTGTCCATGGAGCCGAAGCTTATCCTTTTACTGAAGAGCGTATGAAGGAGATTGATGGGCAATACAATGAGATGGCAAAGGGTTGGCCTGAAAATGTGAAGCATGCATTGCATGAGCACGAACTTGTGCTTGATCGCTGTGGGGTTTACAGTTGCGATGGATGCGATGAGGAAGGACGTGTATGGGCATTCAGCTGCGATGAGTGTGACTTTTGTCTCCATCCCAATTGCGCCTTGGGAGAGGACAAAGGAACCAAAGATGACAAATCAGAAGAACAAAATCCCTCCAAAGAAGGATGGCGTTGTGATGGGGGGCTCTGTTACAAAGGTTGA
- the LOC102617875 gene encoding glucan endo-1,3-beta-glucosidase-like yields MLIFLLPLFFLQSPTVAAPIGICYGRVADNLPRPSDVINLLTSNGISNVRVFNPVPLTLKSFSGTGINLIIGVPNEILPSLAAGSPTFSLEWLQSNIFYHIPTNQIRYLAVGNEVLSKDPYYSPFVVPAMINLYQALQTLNLANSVKLSSPQAASVLSASYPPSSGTFDPYIVSNIVPLLRFLNDTNSPFMVNVYPYLSYTSSSEYISLDYALFRSDKAVLQDGALAYGNLFDASIDAFIYAIEKEGFVGVPLVVTETGWPTSGGAEASVENALAYNENVVRRAQAGVGTPKRPGQGVEVFLFDLFDEDGKSGAEYEKHFGIFGLDGSKIYDIRFN; encoded by the exons ATGTTAATTTTCCTATTACCCCTCTTCTTCCTTCAATCTCCAACAG TGGCTGCACCAATTGGAATATGTTATGGTCGCGTTGCAGACAACCTTCCACGACCATCTGATGTCATCAACCTTCTCACATCCAATGGCATTTCAAATGTACGCGTCTTTAATCCTGTCCCATTAActctaaaatcattttcaggCACCGGAATCAACCTCATCATTGGCGTGCCTAACGAAATCCTCCCTTCCCTAGCAGCAGGCAGCCCCACATTCTCTCTGGAATGGCTTCAATCCAACATCTTTTATCACATCCCCACCAACCAAATCCGCTACCTTGCCGTTGGCAATGAAGTCCTTTCTAAAGATCCATATTACTCTCCCTTTGTAGTACCTGCTATGATAAATCTTTATCAGGCTTTACAAACCCTTAACCTAGCAAATTCTGTGAAGCTATCTTCACCACAAGCAGCTTCAGTTCTCTCAGCATCATACCCTCCATCTTCGGGAACATTTGATCCTTACATTGTCTCCAACATAGTTCCTCTCCTTCGGTTCTTAAATGATACTAACTCACCTTTCATGGTTAATGTGTATCCATACTTAAGCTACACTAGCAGCTCAGAATACATTTCCTTAGACTATGCACTATTTAGAAGTGACAAAGCAGTGCTTCAAGATGGTGCATTAGCTTACGGTAATCTTTTTGATGCAAGCATTGATGCTTTCATTTATGCAATTGAGAAAGAGGGGTTTGTTGGGGTTCCTTTGGTGGTAACGGAGACAGGGTGGCCGACGAGCGGCGGCGCAGAGGCCAGCGTGGAAAATGCGTTGGCGTATAATGAGAATGTGGTGAGAAGGGCACAGGCTGGCGTGGGGACACCAAAGAGGCCCGGACAAGGCGTTGAAGTTTTCTTATTTGATCTTTTTGATGAGGATGGCAAGAGCGGAGCGGAATATGAGAAGCATTTTGGGATTTTTGGACTTGATGGATccaaaatttatgatattagATTTAACTGA
- the LOC102617587 gene encoding uncharacterized protein LOC102617587 encodes MSSTSLQQPQQPGLVYPNTVTGQPPAVSSSSHSNGSFGTVFIVLAVIIVISSIACCLGRLCNRRHHSSHGHKEKPSKQIRPRGKPGAGRDLEFGPDPERNPSFRRRERETTELEFGFDKNIAASKPAGNGESRGFKQFNNGDIRVAPKIVSFGEPKDRA; translated from the coding sequence ATGTCTTCGACGTCGTTGCAGCAACCGCAGCAGCCCGGTTTGGTATATCCAAACACTGTAACAGGGCAGCCGCCAGCAGTTTCCTCGTCGTCCCACTCAAATGGATCATTTGGGACAGTTTTCATAGTCCTGGctgttattattgttatatcATCAATAGCTTGCTGTCTTGGACGCCTTTGCAACAGGCGCCACCACAGCTCTCACGGTCACAAAGAGAAGCCTTCAAAGCAAATTCGTCCAAGAGGCAAGCCTGGAGCTGGAAGGGACCTGGAATTCGGGCCAGATCCCGAAAGAAACCCCAGCTTTCGCCGCAGAGAAAGAGAAACGACGGAACTGGAGTTTGGGTTTGATAAGAATATTGCTGCTTCAAAACCTGCTGGCAATGGTGAAAGCAGAGGCTTCAAGCAGTTTAATAATGGAGACATCAGAGTTGCTCCCAAGATTGTTAGCTTTGGAGAGCCCAAGGACCGTGCATGA
- the LOC102616908 gene encoding transcription factor bHLH90 isoform X1, whose translation MRDLEKAVEWLRPFVDSKAWDYCVVWKLGDDPSRFIEWLGCCCSGGVGGGFEYVKVKEESGEEQKFSFCRDAHLKHSARTKACEALAQLPSFMDLYSGIHGEVVITNQPKWISLANSSDSIASHQSNSTRVLIPVFGGLIELFAAKHISKDQNIIELVLAHCNTSIEQRVVPAGSSYDVGLDEKCLDILLKENLQNFPSPLQLLTFVPGTQVLSAATRFNTHPYNEGSSRGSNPSIEHPSFDSNYGYIAQNAPLMQPIGNSFAKRPKCKSHVFKEELGERHRLGRAKNLITERNRRNKLKDGLFALRALVPKISKMDRAAILGDAAEYIKELLQEVDKLQDELKENEDCEKDNEEMKSFKLDEIHEGTSTTYLPASEHNKSFPACGEKGKSEVRVEVNQINDRDFLIKLLCEHERGGFVRLMEAINSLELQVIDANVTTFNGKVLNILRVQAHKENIRLKKLRETLIELTG comes from the exons ATGAGAGACTTGGAGAAAGCTGTTGAGTGGCTAAGACCCTTTGTTGATTCAAAGGCTTGGGATTATTGTGTTGTGTGGAAGTTAGGTGATGACCCTTCAAG GTTTATTGAATGGTTGGGTTGCTGTTGTAGTGGTGGTGTTGGGGGTGGTTTTGAGTATGTTAAGGTCAAAGAAGAAAGTGGGGAAGAGCAGAAGTTTTCTTTCTGCAGGGATGCTCACTTGAAGCATTCTGCGAGGACCAAGGCTTGTGAGGCTCTTGCCCAGTTACCTTCTTTCATGGATCTTTATTCTGG AATTCATGGAGAGGTGGTGATTACAAACCAGCCCAAGTGGATTAGCCTTGCCAATTCCTCAGACTCGATTGCTTCACAT CAATCAAATTCCACTCGAGTTCTAATTCCTGTTTTTGGTGGTCTTATTGAACTCTTTGCCGCAAAGCAT ATATCAAAAGATCAGAACATCATAGAGTTAGTCCTAGCTCACTGTAACACATCTATAGAACAAAGAGTTGTGCCAGCAGGAAGCTCTTACGATGTGGGCCTAGATGAAAAATGTCTTGATATCTTGCTCAAAGAGAACTTACAAAACTTTCCATCTCCTCTTCAGTTGTTAACATTCGTTCCCGGTACCCAAGTTCTTTCTGCTGCAACCCGATTTAACACCCACCCTTACAATGAGGGATCATCCAGGGGTTCAAATCCTTCAATTGAGCATCCATCATTTGATTCAAATTATGGCTACATTGCTCAAAATGCACCTCTGATGCAGCCAATTGGAAATTCCTTCGCCAAAAGACCTAAGTGCAAAAGCCATGTGTTTAAGGAAGAACTGGGAGAAAGACACAGGCTGGGAAGGGCCAAGAATCTTATTACAGAAAGGAACAGGAGGAACAAGCTAAAAGATGGGCTCTTTGCTTTACGCGCTCTAGTCCCCAAGATATCCAAG ATGGATAGAGCTGCTATTCTAGGAGATGCAGCTGAATATATTAAGGAGTTGCTGCAGGAGGTGGATAAACTCCAGGATGAACTAAAGGAAAATGAGGACTGTGAGAAGgataatgaagaaatgaaatcaTTCAAATTGGATGAGATACATGAAGGCACCAGCACCACGTACTTGCCTGCTAGTGAGCACAATAAAAGTTTCCCAGCCTGTGGCGAAAAGGGAAAATCAGAG GTGCGAGTAGAAGTGAACCAGATCAACGATAGAGATTTCTTAATTAAGCTGTTGTGTGAGCATGAGCGAGGTGGATTTGTGAGGTTGATGGAGGCTATAAATTCTTTAGAGCTTCAAGTGATAGATGCCAATGTTACCACATTCAATGGCAAGGTGCTGAACATTCTCAGGGTTCAG GCACATAAGGAAAACATTCGACTGAAGAAATTAAGAGAGACATTGATCGAGCTAACAGGGTAA
- the LOC102616908 gene encoding transcription factor bHLH90 isoform X2, producing MRDLEKAVEWLRPFVDSKAWDYCVVWKLGDDPSRFIEWLGCCCSGGVGGGFEYVKVKEESGEEQKFSFCRDAHLKHSARTKACEALAQLPSFMDLYSGIHGEVVITNQPKWISLANSSDSIASHQSNSTRVLIPVFGGLIELFAAKHISKDQNIIELVLAHCNTSIEQRVVPAGSSYDVGLDEKCLDILLKENLQNFPSPLQLLTFVPGTQVLSAATRFNTHPYNEGSSRGSNPSIEHPSFDSNYGYIAQNAPLMQPIGNSFAKRPKCKSHVFKEELGERHRLGRAKNLITERNRRNKLKDGLFALRALVPKISKMDRAAILGDAAEYIKELLQEVDKLQDELKENEDCEKDNEEMKSFKLDEIHEGTSTTYLPASEHNKSFPACGEKGKSEPPIKCSVISAWNIFLGASRSEPDQR from the exons ATGAGAGACTTGGAGAAAGCTGTTGAGTGGCTAAGACCCTTTGTTGATTCAAAGGCTTGGGATTATTGTGTTGTGTGGAAGTTAGGTGATGACCCTTCAAG GTTTATTGAATGGTTGGGTTGCTGTTGTAGTGGTGGTGTTGGGGGTGGTTTTGAGTATGTTAAGGTCAAAGAAGAAAGTGGGGAAGAGCAGAAGTTTTCTTTCTGCAGGGATGCTCACTTGAAGCATTCTGCGAGGACCAAGGCTTGTGAGGCTCTTGCCCAGTTACCTTCTTTCATGGATCTTTATTCTGG AATTCATGGAGAGGTGGTGATTACAAACCAGCCCAAGTGGATTAGCCTTGCCAATTCCTCAGACTCGATTGCTTCACAT CAATCAAATTCCACTCGAGTTCTAATTCCTGTTTTTGGTGGTCTTATTGAACTCTTTGCCGCAAAGCAT ATATCAAAAGATCAGAACATCATAGAGTTAGTCCTAGCTCACTGTAACACATCTATAGAACAAAGAGTTGTGCCAGCAGGAAGCTCTTACGATGTGGGCCTAGATGAAAAATGTCTTGATATCTTGCTCAAAGAGAACTTACAAAACTTTCCATCTCCTCTTCAGTTGTTAACATTCGTTCCCGGTACCCAAGTTCTTTCTGCTGCAACCCGATTTAACACCCACCCTTACAATGAGGGATCATCCAGGGGTTCAAATCCTTCAATTGAGCATCCATCATTTGATTCAAATTATGGCTACATTGCTCAAAATGCACCTCTGATGCAGCCAATTGGAAATTCCTTCGCCAAAAGACCTAAGTGCAAAAGCCATGTGTTTAAGGAAGAACTGGGAGAAAGACACAGGCTGGGAAGGGCCAAGAATCTTATTACAGAAAGGAACAGGAGGAACAAGCTAAAAGATGGGCTCTTTGCTTTACGCGCTCTAGTCCCCAAGATATCCAAG ATGGATAGAGCTGCTATTCTAGGAGATGCAGCTGAATATATTAAGGAGTTGCTGCAGGAGGTGGATAAACTCCAGGATGAACTAAAGGAAAATGAGGACTGTGAGAAGgataatgaagaaatgaaatcaTTCAAATTGGATGAGATACATGAAGGCACCAGCACCACGTACTTGCCTGCTAGTGAGCACAATAAAAGTTTCCCAGCCTGTGGCGAAAAGGGAAAATCAGAG CCCCCCATCAAATGCTCAGTAATTTCCGCATGGAATATCTTCCTAGGTGCGAGTAGAAGTGAACCAGATCAACGATAG